In Strigops habroptila isolate Jane chromosome 4, bStrHab1.2.pri, whole genome shotgun sequence, a single genomic region encodes these proteins:
- the LOC115606136 gene encoding olfactory receptor 2D3, producing the protein MAEENQSVVTEFIFQGLSSQPRTQTVLFIVFLVFYLLTIVGNTMIIAVIRADCQLQSPMYFFVANLSFLDICYVSSNIPQMLVNLLTEKRTISFSRCAAQMYFSLAFGITECFLLGVMAYDRYTAICHPLLYTTVMSRKACIHMVMASWASSLLSSMVLNSLTLHLPFCGPHTLNHYFCEVPAVLALACADTALLELVIFIFSILIVFIPFLLIITSYAYILSTILKMQSAHVKSKAFSTCGCHLTVVTIFYGTAICMYMNPKSRSPQDRDKVVAVFYTIVAPMLNPLIYSLRNKDMKCALRRAVNRPKSLFI; encoded by the coding sequence ATGGCCGAGGAAAACCAAAGCGTAGTGACAGAATTCATCTTTCAAGGCCTCTCCTCCCAGCCAAGGACACAGACTGTTCTTTTCATAGTGTTCCTGGTTTTTTATCTGCTCACAATTGTTGGGAACACCATGATCATTGCAGTGATCAGAGCTGATTGCCAGCTGCAGTCACCTATGTACTTTTTCGTTGCCAACCTGTCCTTCTTAGACATCTGTTACGTCTCCAGCAACATCCCCCAGATGTTGGTGAACCTCTTGACCGAGAAGAGGACCATCTCCTTCTCTAGATGTGCTGCTCAGATGTATTTCTCTCTGGCTTTTGGCATAACAGAGTGTTTCCTGCTTGGGGTCATGGCCTACGATCGATATACGGCAATATGTCACCCCTTGCTCTACACCACTGTCATGAGCAGGAAAGCTTGCATCCACATGGTCATGGCTTCCTGGGCCAGCAGCCTGCTGAGCTCCATGGTGCTCAACAGCCTCACTTTGCATCTACCCTTCTGTGGACCTCACACCTTGAACCATTACTTCTGCGAAGTGCCGGCAGTGCTGGCCTTGGCCTGTGCTGACACTGCCCTCCTGGAGTTGGTCATCTTCATCTTCAGCATCCTCATTGTCTTCATCCCCTTTCTTCTGATCATCACCTCCTACGCCTACATCCTTTCCACCATCTTGAAGATGCAGTCTGCACATGTGAAATCTAAGGCCTTTTCCACCTGTGGATGCCACCTAACCGTGGTAACCATATTCTATGGGACAGCCATCTGCATGTACATGAATCCCAAGTCAAGGTCTCCACAAGATAGGGACAAAGTGGTTGCAGTGTTTTACACCATTGTAGCCCCAATGCTGAACCCCCTCATCTACAGCCTCAGGAATAAGGACATGAAGTGTGCCCTGAGAAGGGCAGTGAATAGACCCAAGTCCCTCTTTATTTAA